Proteins from one Deinococcus apachensis DSM 19763 genomic window:
- a CDS encoding ATP-binding protein produces MLQIHLLGSFRLTHDGRALAFRAPPRTLPLLAALALSGDAPVSREALAVTLWPDATTSEGRANLRRHLHYLRGALPPGEWFSADPTFVRWHAGESWLDVHAFEALSRDPNRLEEAAALYRGDLLEGLDEEWVFYERERLRAGHLVNLSALVTRYRAALDYPRAIFYAERLLAADPLREDMVRQLATLHAGRGNRAVALSVLEQFRAVLNAELGIPPMPETAALHDRLRRGELLDLFVPSTPPERGDPWQLPLVGREAELGALKDAWRRVRSGPGQTLLLGGEAGVGKTRLARELALQAEAEGTLVLVGRTTSPETRPHQALADALGTAAPLLLDLPGAEDWLPALATLIPAIRVRHPGLPELPTLPPERERERLAAAVAGALAALGQARPVLLVLEDLHWASEASLGLVEFLARAAPARTLLLATHRDDLAPGHPLRALRQRLREEQAAQSLALARLNPESALAAVGRDLPRDLARLVAARSEGLPLYLTELTFEARRGGEVGLPRGLGETVRARLERLGPVPRALVDVAAVLGPTFVVDVLGDVSGWPEGELYAAVDDLLSARFLREAFGGHLAFVHGLVQESVYAGIDANVRRRLHRRAGLTLEERLPAGSAAAVARHLDLGGEGERAAGHYLAAAREAVAVGAPDEALHFLDRALTFTHDVPGRFELLALREEVTRRSGELREWEADLAALAQCAQEWGSLEARREALFRRIPYHRRVGEPGRAAELIRELQELAQGAPLWAARAALLKGRWHYVRGEQHAAMQALRAARPSFEALGRRNDALSCLQLEALVEIKRGHLDAAQARLDSALELAEASRNPQELATAYDIALMLAEAREDDEAQYEYARRHREVALALFDRNIEATAETHLGSSSILLLRYAEGQAHYVRAGELYRQIGRKQGETAVLFNLGCLDLFLGDYRAGLEKLARANALAQETGDHTYRTVYLVTAAQAHCALGEYSLACTLAEQGLALTEQESDARARPWALAWRGVAEHGLGKYEAAERTLQEAAALFRADRLLSGLTLALCHLASVLLSSGDLPAATEVAGELGTLDPARMRPEDHDRYFLTLARVALAHGHADEAAQYAGQARAALRRKVEAIPDEGLRAAYLDLPFSREVLGSVSSDVLSSS; encoded by the coding sequence ATGCTCCAGATCCACCTGCTGGGTTCCTTTCGCCTGACCCACGACGGCCGGGCGCTCGCATTTCGCGCCCCACCCCGGACCTTGCCGCTCCTGGCAGCCCTCGCCCTGTCGGGGGACGCTCCTGTCAGCCGGGAGGCGCTGGCGGTGACCCTCTGGCCGGACGCGACCACGAGTGAGGGTCGCGCCAACCTGCGCCGTCACCTGCACTATCTGCGCGGGGCGCTGCCGCCGGGCGAGTGGTTCAGCGCTGACCCCACCTTCGTCCGCTGGCACGCGGGCGAGAGCTGGCTGGACGTCCACGCCTTCGAAGCGCTCAGCCGCGACCCGAACCGCTTGGAGGAGGCCGCCGCCCTGTACCGGGGGGACCTGCTCGAAGGTCTGGATGAAGAGTGGGTGTTTTACGAGCGCGAACGGCTGCGCGCCGGTCATCTCGTTAACTTGAGCGCTCTCGTCACTCGCTACCGGGCCGCACTCGATTACCCGCGGGCGATCTTCTACGCGGAACGGCTGCTCGCGGCCGATCCTCTGCGGGAGGACATGGTGCGGCAACTCGCCACCCTGCACGCCGGGAGGGGCAACCGTGCGGTCGCCCTCAGTGTGCTGGAGCAGTTTCGCGCCGTCCTCAACGCGGAACTGGGTATCCCGCCAATGCCGGAGACAGCGGCGCTGCACGATCGCCTGCGGCGCGGCGAACTCCTCGACCTGTTCGTGCCCTCCACTCCCCCCGAGCGCGGGGACCCCTGGCAACTGCCGCTGGTGGGCCGCGAGGCGGAACTCGGGGCGCTCAAGGATGCCTGGCGCCGGGTGAGGAGCGGCCCCGGACAGACCCTGCTGCTGGGCGGCGAGGCCGGGGTGGGCAAAACCCGGCTGGCGCGCGAACTCGCCTTGCAGGCCGAGGCGGAGGGGACCCTGGTCCTTGTAGGCCGAACGACCTCGCCCGAAACCCGGCCCCACCAGGCGCTTGCGGATGCCCTGGGAACGGCCGCGCCGCTGCTGCTGGACCTGCCCGGCGCGGAGGACTGGCTCCCCGCCCTCGCCACCCTTATCCCGGCCATTCGCGTGCGTCACCCGGGGCTGCCCGAGCTGCCCACCCTGCCCCCCGAGCGGGAGCGCGAGCGGCTGGCCGCTGCCGTCGCCGGTGCGCTCGCCGCACTGGGCCAGGCCCGCCCGGTGCTCCTCGTGCTCGAGGACCTGCATTGGGCGAGCGAGGCGTCACTGGGGTTGGTGGAGTTCCTGGCCCGCGCCGCCCCGGCCCGCACCCTGCTGCTCGCCACCCACCGCGATGACCTCGCCCCCGGCCACCCGCTGCGGGCGCTGCGCCAGCGTCTGCGGGAGGAACAGGCCGCGCAGTCCCTCGCCCTGGCGCGCCTGAACCCGGAGTCAGCCCTGGCCGCGGTGGGGCGCGACCTGCCCAGGGACCTCGCCCGCCTCGTCGCCGCCCGCAGCGAGGGATTACCGCTGTACCTCACCGAGCTGACGTTCGAGGCCCGCCGGGGAGGCGAGGTGGGTCTCCCGCGGGGCCTCGGCGAGACGGTGCGGGCTCGGCTGGAGCGCCTGGGTCCAGTGCCGCGCGCCCTGGTGGATGTGGCCGCCGTGCTGGGCCCCACCTTCGTGGTCGACGTCCTCGGCGACGTGAGCGGCTGGCCGGAGGGGGAACTCTACGCCGCCGTGGACGACCTGCTCTCGGCGCGCTTCCTGCGCGAAGCCTTCGGGGGACACCTCGCCTTCGTGCATGGGCTGGTGCAGGAGAGCGTGTATGCGGGCATTGACGCGAATGTCCGGCGCAGGCTGCACCGCCGGGCGGGGCTCACGCTGGAGGAGCGGCTTCCGGCAGGGAGCGCCGCCGCCGTGGCCCGGCATCTCGACCTGGGCGGGGAGGGGGAGCGGGCGGCGGGGCACTACCTGGCGGCGGCGAGGGAGGCCGTCGCGGTGGGGGCGCCGGACGAGGCGCTGCACTTCCTCGACCGGGCCCTGACCTTCACCCACGACGTCCCGGGTCGCTTCGAGCTGCTGGCGCTGCGCGAGGAGGTGACGAGGCGGAGCGGCGAGTTGCGCGAGTGGGAAGCCGATCTGGCCGCACTCGCCCAGTGCGCCCAGGAGTGGGGGAGCCTGGAGGCGCGGCGGGAGGCACTGTTCCGCCGCATTCCCTACCACCGCCGGGTGGGAGAACCGGGGCGGGCGGCCGAACTGATCCGGGAGCTTCAAGAGCTGGCGCAGGGCGCCCCGTTGTGGGCGGCGCGCGCCGCCCTGCTCAAGGGCCGCTGGCATTACGTTCGGGGAGAGCAGCACGCCGCCATGCAGGCGCTGCGGGCAGCGCGGCCGTCCTTTGAGGCACTCGGGAGGCGGAACGATGCGCTGTCATGCTTGCAACTCGAAGCCCTGGTAGAGATTAAGCGCGGACACTTGGACGCGGCCCAAGCCCGGCTCGACTCGGCCCTGGAACTGGCGGAGGCGAGCCGCAACCCCCAGGAGCTGGCCACCGCATACGATATTGCCCTGATGCTGGCCGAAGCGCGCGAGGACGACGAGGCGCAGTATGAGTACGCCCGGCGGCACCGAGAGGTCGCACTGGCGCTCTTTGACCGCAACATTGAAGCGACGGCTGAGACGCATCTGGGCAGCAGCTCGATCCTCCTGCTGAGGTACGCCGAGGGGCAAGCTCATTACGTCCGGGCAGGCGAACTCTACCGTCAGATAGGCCGCAAGCAGGGCGAGACCGCTGTCCTCTTCAACCTGGGATGCCTCGACCTGTTCCTGGGGGACTACCGCGCCGGGCTGGAGAAGCTGGCCCGGGCGAATGCTCTGGCCCAGGAAACGGGCGACCACACCTACCGCACCGTCTATCTGGTTACGGCGGCCCAGGCCCATTGCGCGCTGGGGGAGTACTCGCTGGCGTGCACCCTCGCCGAGCAGGGACTGGCGCTGACCGAACAGGAGTCGGACGCCCGGGCCCGCCCCTGGGCCCTGGCCTGGCGAGGCGTAGCGGAACATGGCCTGGGAAAGTACGAGGCGGCGGAACGCACCCTGCAAGAGGCTGCGGCCCTGTTCCGGGCGGACAGACTGCTCTCGGGGCTGACGCTCGCCCTGTGTCACCTTGCCTCCGTCCTGCTCAGCAGCGGCGATCTGCCTGCCGCCACCGAGGTTGCGGGGGAGCTGGGCACGCTCGACCCCGCTCGGATGCGCCCCGAGGACCACGACCGCTACTTCCTGACGCTCGCCCGGGTGGCCCTGGCACACGGACACGCCGACGAGGCGGCGCAGTACGCCGGGCAAGCCCGTGCAGCCCTGCGGCGGAAAGTGGAGGCCATCCCCGACGAGGGCTTGCGCGCCGCCTACCTCGACCTTCCCTTCAGCCGGGAAGTCCTGGGATCGGTGAGTTCAGACGTCCTCAGCTCGTCCTGA
- a CDS encoding spore photoproduct lyase family protein, with amino-acid sequence MTHSPLDIRHIYLEPGAQEYARGREILARFPDAERTEVPSHWNIPGLHGNAGLVKDWVRIKRQVLVLGVRKTFTLRENGRSADWIAPGLANGCALACAYCYVPRRKGFANPITTFVNIEDAVKALRRHAEKLGPKPGPNQVDPHLWVYDIGENSDLSVDALLSDNVRDLVALYRTLPNAKASFATKYVNRDLLEYDPQGKTRIRFSLMPRPIARVLDVRTSLIRERIAAIDEFVEAGYEVHLNFSPVVVYEGWTADYTELLREVRDSLSEQAKAQLAAEVIFLTHNAALHEVNLGWHPKAENLLWRPAWQENKRSEYGGENIRYRHGFKGKAVARFTELLARELPECRVRYAF; translated from the coding sequence ATGACCCACTCGCCGCTCGACATCCGCCACATCTATCTGGAGCCCGGGGCGCAGGAGTACGCCCGGGGCCGGGAGATTCTGGCGCGGTTCCCCGACGCCGAGCGGACCGAGGTGCCGTCCCACTGGAACATTCCCGGACTGCACGGCAACGCAGGGCTGGTGAAGGACTGGGTGAGGATCAAGCGGCAGGTGCTTGTGCTGGGCGTCCGCAAGACCTTCACCCTGCGCGAGAACGGACGGAGTGCGGACTGGATAGCGCCGGGCCTCGCCAATGGGTGCGCCCTCGCCTGCGCTTACTGCTACGTGCCCCGGCGCAAGGGTTTCGCCAACCCCATCACGACCTTTGTGAACATCGAGGACGCCGTCAAAGCCCTCCGCCGTCACGCGGAGAAGCTGGGACCGAAGCCGGGGCCCAACCAGGTGGACCCCCACCTCTGGGTCTACGACATCGGCGAGAACAGTGACCTGAGCGTGGACGCGCTGCTGTCGGACAATGTGCGCGACCTCGTGGCGCTGTACCGCACGCTGCCCAACGCCAAGGCGTCCTTTGCCACGAAGTACGTGAACCGCGACCTGCTGGAGTACGACCCGCAGGGCAAGACCCGCATCCGCTTCTCGCTGATGCCGCGCCCCATCGCCCGGGTGCTCGACGTGCGGACCTCGCTCATCCGCGAACGTATCGCCGCGATCGACGAGTTCGTGGAGGCGGGGTACGAGGTCCACCTCAACTTCTCGCCCGTGGTGGTCTACGAGGGCTGGACGGCGGACTACACGGAATTGCTGCGGGAGGTGCGGGACTCGCTTTCCGAGCAGGCGAAGGCGCAGCTTGCGGCGGAAGTGATCTTCCTGACCCACAACGCCGCGCTGCACGAGGTCAACCTGGGCTGGCATCCCAAAGCCGAGAACCTGCTGTGGCGCCCCGCCTGGCAGGAGAACAAGCGCTCGGAGTACGGCGGCGAGAACATCCGCTACCGCCACGGCTTCAAGGGCAAGGCGGTGGCCCGCTTCACCGAGTTGCTGGCGCGGGAATTGCCCGAATGCCGGGTGCGGTACGCCTTCTGA
- a CDS encoding diacylglycerol/lipid kinase family protein — protein MTLDSPPAPPVNGTDVTDATVIYNSKAGGSTRASPDLLVEALYRQGYRPVYRATDDEADLQAALQNVRGTIFVAGGDGTVRAAALHLAGRAGVRLGIIPLGTANNIGRTLGIEGEPLDVLANYVGGKAIPLDLGRVTAPWGEDLFLEACGCGAFAEVLAEYDPEGGKSPLRALAALTTALGNFTPLGLALKLDGQPQPEMACMLAEVMNTRATGPRLKLAPSADPGDGALNVIRVDAGGREGLLAYVAALARDNFEELASVQNDPARRIEIPYVGQAFHVDGEVRPARPGGSGTVRIEVWAGALSVLVPKGQEG, from the coding sequence ATGACCCTCGACTCCCCGCCTGCCCCCCCGGTCAATGGCACGGACGTGACCGACGCCACCGTGATCTACAACAGCAAGGCGGGCGGCAGCACCAGGGCCAGCCCAGACCTGCTGGTGGAGGCGCTGTACCGGCAGGGCTACCGCCCGGTCTACCGCGCGACCGACGACGAGGCGGACCTCCAGGCAGCCCTCCAGAACGTGCGCGGCACCATCTTCGTGGCGGGCGGCGACGGCACCGTGCGGGCGGCGGCCCTGCACCTCGCGGGCCGGGCGGGCGTACGGCTGGGCATCATTCCCCTGGGCACGGCGAACAACATCGGGCGGACGCTGGGCATCGAGGGCGAACCGCTCGACGTGCTGGCGAACTATGTGGGGGGCAAGGCCATTCCCCTCGACCTGGGCCGCGTCACGGCGCCCTGGGGTGAGGACCTCTTCCTGGAGGCGTGCGGCTGCGGCGCCTTCGCCGAGGTGCTGGCCGAGTACGATCCGGAGGGAGGCAAGAGCCCGCTGCGGGCGCTGGCGGCCCTGACGACGGCGCTGGGCAACTTCACCCCGCTGGGACTGGCCCTTAAGCTGGACGGACAGCCCCAGCCGGAGATGGCCTGCATGCTCGCGGAGGTGATGAACACGCGGGCGACCGGACCCCGCTTGAAGCTCGCCCCCAGCGCCGACCCGGGTGACGGGGCATTGAACGTAATCCGGGTGGACGCCGGGGGCCGCGAGGGCCTGCTCGCCTACGTCGCCGCCCTCGCCCGCGACAACTTCGAGGAACTCGCCAGCGTTCAGAACGACCCCGCCCGCCGCATCGAGATTCCCTACGTCGGGCAGGCCTTCCACGTGGACGGCGAGGTGCGGCCCGCGCGGCCGGGAGGTTCAGGAACGGTGCGGATAGAGGTCTGGGCCGGGGCCCTCTCGGTCCTCGTGCCGAAAGGTCAGGAGGGTTGA
- a CDS encoding endonuclease/exonuclease/phosphatase family protein, with protein sequence MWRSRLAWSYLFAVALVWALGELVGERTVPTLLLAYAPPLVWLLPAPLVLAWTLCRRRGRGVALVGTLLAVGGAGLLHARPQESGSLRVVTWNVAHGMLGTADQVAGALRAANPDIILLQEANFVPRGFGEALSNGLPGYTPLPGQKVLTFSRLPVLENRELPLPGSGRTVLETGVRWRGQTLRMVNVHLDPVFVSSVLERNWDDVRYSDWLRVGQVVWLCQLVSRLPDPVLIGGDLNTPPRGRLYRQIQGCVGQDAHNLAGRGPGWTFPGLFLRIDHLLARGLTPTRTQVLPDSGSDHRPLLVEYR encoded by the coding sequence ATGTGGCGCTCCCGGCTCGCCTGGTCGTACCTGTTCGCGGTCGCGCTCGTCTGGGCGCTGGGCGAGCTCGTCGGCGAGCGGACAGTGCCCACGCTGCTCCTGGCCTACGCGCCCCCGCTGGTGTGGCTGCTGCCCGCGCCGCTGGTGCTGGCCTGGACGCTGTGTCGGCGCCGGGGGCGGGGGGTGGCGCTGGTAGGAACTCTGCTCGCGGTGGGCGGGGCAGGGCTGCTGCACGCCCGGCCGCAGGAGAGCGGTTCACTACGGGTCGTGACCTGGAACGTGGCCCACGGAATGCTGGGAACAGCGGATCAGGTGGCGGGCGCCCTGCGGGCAGCCAACCCGGACATCATCCTGCTTCAGGAGGCGAACTTCGTGCCGCGGGGCTTCGGGGAGGCGCTCAGCAACGGGCTTCCCGGCTACACCCCCTTGCCGGGACAGAAGGTGCTGACCTTCAGCCGTCTGCCGGTGCTGGAGAATCGGGAGCTTCCCCTGCCCGGCAGCGGCCGAACGGTGCTGGAAACCGGGGTGCGGTGGCGCGGGCAGACGCTGCGGATGGTGAACGTCCACCTCGATCCCGTGTTCGTCTCCAGCGTGCTGGAAAGGAACTGGGATGACGTGCGGTACAGCGACTGGCTGCGGGTGGGGCAGGTGGTGTGGCTGTGTCAGTTGGTGTCCCGTTTGCCGGACCCGGTGCTGATCGGCGGCGACCTCAACACCCCGCCGCGGGGCAGGCTCTACCGCCAGATCCAGGGCTGCGTCGGCCAGGACGCCCACAACCTCGCCGGGCGTGGCCCCGGCTGGACCTTCCCCGGCCTGTTCCTGCGAATCGACCATCTCCTGGCCCGTGGCCTAACCCCCACCCGCACCCAGGTGCTCCCGGACTCCGGGAGCGACCACCGCCCCCTGCTCGTCGAGTACCGCTGA
- a CDS encoding helix-turn-helix domain-containing protein: MNEQVRQAVRERMKAQGITQVELGDRIGMAQPNVQRLLAGRVGAVPESWQKVLDELGLELVAVPKKDG, translated from the coding sequence ATGAACGAACAGGTACGGCAGGCTGTCAGGGAGCGCATGAAGGCCCAGGGCATCACGCAGGTTGAATTGGGCGACCGCATTGGTATGGCACAGCCGAACGTGCAGCGCCTCCTGGCTGGACGAGTGGGCGCCGTGCCGGAGAGCTGGCAGAAGGTACTCGACGAACTGGGGCTGGAGCTTGTGGCCGTGCCCAAGAAGGACGGCTGA
- a CDS encoding TIM barrel protein has product MNLSVCIEMIFQEEHDFTRRIYKSAAVGLPNVEMWRWRDKNLDAIERALGETGGHLMCFVSEPGGRLVDPATHAAFLQGLRDSIPVARRFGTRSLIVLSGDTLDGVPREEQHAAVRDALIAAAPIVEDAGITLNLEPLNTRVDHIGYFLDSTAEGLQIVEEVASPGVKLLYDLYHSVVMNEDPREVLQGRIDLVGHVHLADHPGRHEPGSGDALLETYLAWLQQQGYEGFIGLEYLPTGDSTAALESTKVLASRASAVLPQH; this is encoded by the coding sequence ATGAACCTATCCGTCTGTATTGAGATGATCTTCCAGGAAGAACACGACTTTACCCGGCGCATCTACAAGAGCGCTGCCGTGGGCCTGCCGAACGTCGAGATGTGGAGATGGCGCGACAAGAATCTGGACGCCATCGAGCGCGCTCTTGGCGAGACCGGGGGGCATCTCATGTGCTTCGTAAGTGAGCCGGGCGGGCGACTGGTGGACCCCGCCACGCACGCAGCCTTCCTGCAAGGTCTGCGCGACAGCATTCCGGTCGCCCGTCGCTTCGGGACACGTAGCCTGATCGTGCTCTCGGGGGACACCTTGGACGGCGTGCCGCGCGAGGAACAACACGCGGCGGTGCGGGACGCGCTCATCGCCGCCGCACCTATCGTGGAGGATGCGGGCATCACCCTCAACCTCGAACCGCTCAACACTCGCGTGGACCATATCGGGTATTTCCTGGACAGCACTGCCGAGGGACTCCAGATCGTCGAAGAGGTCGCTTCTCCAGGAGTCAAACTGCTGTACGACCTGTACCACTCCGTGGTGATGAACGAGGACCCCCGTGAGGTCCTGCAGGGTCGGATTGACCTTGTGGGGCACGTCCACCTCGCCGATCACCCGGGGAGGCATGAACCGGGCAGCGGAGATGCCCTATTAGAAACGTACCTGGCGTGGCTGCAGCAGCAGGGCTACGAGGGCTTCATCGGTCTGGAATATCTTCCGACCGGTGACAGCACTGCGGCACTGGAATCTACAAAGGTACTGGCAAGCCGCGCGTCTGCTGTCCTTCCTCAACATTGA
- a CDS encoding Hint domain-containing protein: MKAFKQTLLGKKTVTLSLLVLTAGPALGARHYIDPPDNGVYYACVAEGTQIVLANGTSASIQSIRIGARVTAQANEQYHLASTRARTSPAFVSANVVRTYASRNDQQAYEVRDDKQHRLIGTDDHPIVTRNRGVVTLSALHVGDVLISDTGPSRVTRIAKVQYTGKVYNLLLGTSSGNAKANTYTHTYFANGILVGDMKLQVTLQDKQD, encoded by the coding sequence ATGAAGGCATTCAAGCAGACGCTCCTCGGGAAGAAGACCGTTACTTTGAGCCTGCTGGTCTTGACGGCTGGTCCGGCCCTCGGCGCAAGACATTACATTGATCCGCCAGACAATGGCGTGTACTACGCGTGCGTTGCGGAAGGTACACAGATCGTCCTCGCAAACGGTACCAGCGCCAGCATCCAATCCATCCGCATCGGTGCTCGTGTAACTGCACAAGCCAACGAACAGTACCACTTGGCCAGCACACGCGCTCGCACTTCACCGGCATTCGTGTCTGCGAACGTGGTACGTACGTACGCTTCCCGCAATGATCAGCAGGCCTATGAGGTCCGGGACGACAAGCAGCATCGCCTGATTGGCACGGACGATCATCCCATTGTCACACGTAATCGCGGCGTGGTGACGCTCTCCGCATTGCATGTCGGCGACGTGCTGATCTCTGACACAGGTCCTTCGCGTGTTACGCGTATTGCGAAGGTGCAGTACACCGGGAAGGTGTACAACTTGCTGCTCGGTACCAGTTCGGGGAACGCGAAGGCTAATACGTACACCCACACGTATTTCGCCAATGGCATTCTGGTGGGTGACATGAAGCTGCAAGTGACCCTGCAGGACAAGCAAGACTGA
- a CDS encoding tyrosine-type recombinase/integrase yields MAKRANGEGTLSRRKDKNGKTVGWRAAVTVGTKADGKPDRVWVSGKTQEEVREGMQRVVSEHNSGMLARTQGITAAAYLDQWIDHVRGRLRPKSEADYRRVVEKRLKPNLGKLALDKLRPLDVERLVRTVRDEVSASEAKRTLTILSMALGQAVKWQMLPRNVAKAVDAPKVEKKEMMVWEPREVVRFLAHAQTHRLYAFFHLALETGMRCGELQALRWADVTESKAHDPSAGETVRRGVVNVRQTVTELGGVMTFGPPKSRASKRRIHITAGTLDLLDAHKRRQAAERAALGEGWQDTDLVFTTELGAAVDNGRLHRVFKPLAEGAEVQRIRIHDLRHTAITAMIRRGYGPKLVADIAGHADPAFTLREYAHVWEEERREFAPSAAELYGSLPRIVGVN; encoded by the coding sequence ATGGCGAAGCGGGCGAACGGAGAAGGCACCCTGAGCCGCCGCAAGGATAAGAACGGCAAGACAGTGGGTTGGCGCGCGGCGGTCACGGTCGGCACGAAGGCAGACGGTAAGCCCGACCGTGTATGGGTCAGTGGCAAGACTCAGGAGGAAGTGCGCGAGGGGATGCAGCGCGTTGTGAGCGAGCACAACAGCGGGATGCTTGCCAGAACGCAGGGCATCACGGCCGCCGCTTACTTGGATCAGTGGATAGACCATGTGCGCGGGCGGCTCAGGCCCAAGAGCGAGGCCGATTACCGGCGCGTGGTGGAGAAGCGCCTCAAGCCGAATCTGGGGAAGCTGGCCCTCGATAAGCTCAGGCCGCTGGACGTGGAGCGCCTGGTGCGGACAGTGCGCGACGAAGTAAGCGCGAGTGAGGCCAAGCGCACGCTGACCATTCTCAGCATGGCCCTTGGGCAGGCGGTGAAGTGGCAGATGTTGCCCCGCAACGTTGCCAAGGCCGTAGACGCCCCGAAGGTCGAGAAGAAGGAAATGATGGTATGGGAGCCGCGCGAGGTGGTGCGCTTCCTCGCCCATGCCCAGACTCACCGGCTGTACGCCTTCTTTCACCTCGCCCTGGAAACGGGAATGCGCTGTGGGGAGTTACAGGCGTTGCGCTGGGCGGACGTAACGGAGAGCAAGGCCCACGATCCCAGCGCAGGCGAGACGGTGCGGCGGGGGGTGGTGAACGTGCGGCAGACCGTGACGGAGCTGGGCGGCGTCATGACGTTCGGCCCGCCCAAGAGCCGCGCCTCAAAGCGCCGCATTCACATCACGGCGGGCACGCTCGACTTACTCGACGCCCACAAGCGGCGGCAGGCGGCGGAACGTGCCGCGCTGGGGGAGGGGTGGCAGGATACTGACCTCGTGTTCACGACGGAATTGGGAGCTGCGGTGGACAACGGGAGGCTGCACCGCGTCTTCAAGCCCCTTGCGGAGGGAGCGGAGGTGCAGCGCATCCGCATTCATGACCTCCGGCATACCGCGATCACGGCCATGATTCGGCGGGGCTACGGTCCTAAGCTAGTTGCTGACATTGCAGGCCATGCCGACCCCGCCTTTACTCTGCGCGAGTACGCCCACGTCTGGGAAGAAGAGCGCAGGGAATTCGCACCCAGCGCGGCTGAATTGTATGGCAGCTTGCCCCGGATAGTCGGCGTAAACTGA
- a CDS encoding PHP domain-containing protein has translation MRPLPNNLVFREGVQVMRIDLHTHTEVSHDCRTRLRDIPAWMLRTNTRVIAVTDHDQQRGGPELARIVIDLGLDDRLSIIPGEEVTTSEGELIGLFLRERIPPGLAPEETVAEIKAQGGLVMLQHGFDPLKRYRLKPEATRRIADSVDIVETFNSRVSRHHWNLVAAAWARERNLPVCAGSDAHTLRDVGEAWVETPFRVISSPADLLAALREGVVAGKWTHPVYAYGRKQWRTLNGRFRREG, from the coding sequence ATGCGTCCCCTGCCCAACAACCTGGTGTTCCGCGAGGGCGTGCAGGTCATGCGGATAGACCTTCACACCCACACCGAGGTCAGCCACGACTGCCGCACCCGGCTGCGCGACATCCCCGCCTGGATGCTCCGCACGAACACCCGCGTGATCGCCGTGACCGACCACGACCAGCAGCGCGGCGGCCCCGAACTCGCGCGCATCGTCATCGACCTGGGGCTGGACGACCGCCTCAGCATCATCCCCGGCGAGGAGGTCACGACCTCGGAGGGCGAGCTGATCGGCCTCTTCCTGCGGGAACGCATCCCGCCCGGCCTCGCCCCCGAGGAGACCGTGGCCGAGATCAAGGCGCAGGGCGGCCTGGTGATGCTCCAGCACGGCTTCGACCCCCTCAAGCGCTACCGCCTGAAACCCGAGGCCACCCGCCGCATCGCGGACAGTGTGGACATCGTCGAAACCTTCAACTCGCGCGTGTCCCGCCACCACTGGAACCTGGTGGCGGCGGCCTGGGCGCGGGAACGGAACCTCCCCGTGTGCGCCGGAAGCGACGCCCACACCCTGCGCGACGTCGGCGAAGCGTGGGTGGAGACGCCCTTCCGCGTGATCTCCTCGCCCGCGGACCTCCTGGCGGCGCTGCGGGAGGGCGTCGTCGCCGGAAAGTGGACGCATCCCGTCTACGCCTACGGCCGCAAGCAGTGGCGGACGCTGAACGGGCGGTTCCGGCGAGAGGGGTAG